One Carassius auratus strain Wakin chromosome 16, ASM336829v1, whole genome shotgun sequence genomic window carries:
- the LOC113115990 gene encoding protein OSCP1-like, producing MSTRTLPLLFINLGGEMLYILDQRLRAQNIPADKAKKVMNDIITTMFNKKFLEELFKPQELYSKKALRTVFDRLAHASIMRLNQASMDKLYDLMTMAFKYQVLLCPRPKDILLVSFNHMDAIRDFVKDTPSILSQVDETNKQLVEIYTPLSGGEFQLIRQTLLIFFQDMHIRVSIFLKDKVQNSNGRFVLPTSGPVPYGTHTPGLIRMFSCSGEEVRRMQFRDGGNYCGALREGSFEMYGDRVIKLGTNMYSVSRPVETHMSGTSKNSSQHTKVNTTPNPLAKEELNLLARLMGGLEVQKSANTDSGFRVNLFSTDEEEEEALISRPDELSYDVINIQATKDKQTNAELAKIMGEFGETGEPAPSSSSSSKGDDLLAMMDEL from the exons ATGTCGACGCGAACCCTGCCTCTGCTCTTCATTAATCTGGGTGGAGAAATGCTCTACATCCTGGATCAGCGCCTGCGGGCTCAGAATATCCCAGCAGATAAAGCCAAGAAAG TTATGAATGATATCATTACCACCATGTTCAATAAGAAGTTCCTGGAGGAGCTGTTCAAACCACAGGAGCTGTACTCCAAGAAAGCCCTGAGGACAGTGTTCGACCGACTGGCTCACGCCTCCATCATGAGACTCAACCAAGCTAGTATGGACAAG CTCTATGACTTGATGACCATGGCATTCAAGTATCAAGTCCTGCTGTGTCCTCGCCCTAAAGACATCCTCCTTGTGTCCTTTAACCACATGGATGCCATCAGGGACTTTGTGAAAGACACTCCCAGCATCCTCAGCCAAGTGGATGAAACAAACAAGCAACTTGTAGAG ATCTATACACCTTTATCTGGTGGAGAGTTTCAACTAATTAGACAGACACTCCTCATCTTCTTTCAAGATATGCATATAAGA gtatCAATTTTTCTGAAAGACAAAGTACAAAACTCCAATGGGCGCTTCGTTCTCCCCACATCAGGTCCTGTTCCGTATGGGACGCACACCCCAGGACTCATAAG AATGTTTAGCTGTAGTGGTGAGGAGGTGAGAAGGATGCAGTTCCGTGACGGTGGCAATTACTGTGGCGCTCTCCGTGAGGGTTCTTTTGAAATGTATGGTGATCGAGTCATCAAACTGGGCACAAACAT GTACAGTGTGAGCCGCCCTGTTGAGACACACATGTCTGGAACCTCCAAAAACTCCTCCCAGCACACCAAG GTCAACACAACTCCGAATCCCTTGGCAAAAGAAGAGCTGAACCTGCTTGCTAGACTGATGGGAGGTCTGGAGGTGCAGAAGTCAGCTAACACTGACTCTGGCTTCCGTGTGAACCTTTTTTCCACTGATGAGGAGGAAGA GGAAGCTTTGATATCAAGACCGGATGAGCTTTCCTATGATGTTATTAATATCCAGGCAACAAAG GACAAACAGACCAATGCAGAGCTGGCTAAGATCATGGGGGAGTTTGGCGAGACGGGAGAACCCGCccccagctccagctccagcagcAAGGGCGACGACCTCCTGGCCATGATGGATGAACTGTGA
- the LOC113115993 gene encoding cornifelin-like gives MSNPVITQPGAGSYGTNVQTGEWSTGLCSCCSDVFVCAIGCVCPIALSCYTANKYGENVCLACVPGGMAAMRTHMRLTYGIQGTICNDALMTCCCGIFETCRMTREIRIRNGET, from the exons atgtcaaacccCGTCATCACTCAGCCCGGTGCTGGATCTTATGGTACAAATGTGCAGACAGGAGAGTGGAGCACCGGTCTTTGTTCTTGCTGCAGTGACGTATTTGTCT GTGCTATTGGCTGTGTCTGTCCGATAGCTCTCAGCTGTTACACAGCAAACAAGTACGGTGAAAATGTATGTCTAGCATGTGTACCTGGAGGAATGGCTGCAATGAGGACACACATGCGACTGACCTATGGAATACAG GGCACAATATGCAATGATGCTTTGATGACCTGTTGCTGTGGAATATTTGAGACATGTCGAATGACCAGAGAAATTCGGATCAGGAATGGAGAGACCTAG